In Populus nigra chromosome 1, ddPopNigr1.1, whole genome shotgun sequence, one genomic interval encodes:
- the LOC133701817 gene encoding non-specific lipid transfer protein GPI-anchored 14-like translates to MDSHSHYTTIRLTMFGIVLMSVMVSLAMAGKDKDSEECAEQLVGLATCLPYVGGDAKAPTPDCCNGLKQVLKDNKKCLCVIIKDRNDPELGLKINATLALSLPSVCHAPANVSQCPALLNLPPNSPDAQIFYQLANSSNHIASSPALSPSPGGAQPQGRSAQQESNGCHSGKINFGLEIVSLGVLGWCFNIYSHLFV, encoded by the exons ATGGATTCCCATTCCCATTACACTACAATTCGACTAACAATGTTCGGCATAGTGTTGATGTCAGTTATGGTTAGCTTAGCAATGGCAGGTAAGGACAAAGATAGTGAAGAATGTGCAGAGCAGCTGGTAGGACTGGCTACATGTCTGCCTTATGTTGGAGGAGATGCCAAAGCTCCTACCCCAGATTGCTGCAATGGTCTAAAGCAGGTCCTGAAGGACAACAAAAAGTGCCTGTGTGTCATTATTAAAGACAGGAATGATCCTGAATTGGGTCTCAAGATCAACGCCACTCTTGCTTTGAGCCTCCCTTCTGTTTGCCATGCCCCTGCCAACGTTTCCCAGTGCCCCG CTCTTCTCAACCTGCCTCCAAACTCACCAGATGCTCAGATTTTCTATCAATTAGCAAACAGCTCTAATCATATTGCCAGCAGCCCCGCTCTCAGCCCCAGCCCTGGAG GTGCCCAGCCCCAGGGAAGAAGTGCTCAACAGGAGAGCAATGGATGCCACAGTGGGAAGATAAACTTTGGCTTGGAGATTGTTTCTTTAGGGGTTCTAGGGTGGTGTTTCAATATCTATTCACACTTGTTCGTGTAG